The Leptospira saintgironsiae genome contains the following window.
AACTTCCGTCTTCGAATTTTCCTGAATAAAAATTGAGTAAAAGATAAAACGCATTTTGAGAACCATTTGTGATTGCTATCTGGTCCTTGGAAATGGAAGCTCCTGTTTCTGAACTTAATAAGGAAGCAAGTGTTTCTAATGTTTCCTCTTTGCCTGTGGGAGTTTCATATTTGCCTAAAATGGAATCCCAGGCTCCAGATTCTGAAAATTTGTTTAGGATCTTTCTCCAAACTTCTTCCACTTCTGGGATTAAGGAGGGGCTGCCACCACCCAACATGGAGACTCCAGGAGCAAGATTACCTAGATCCTCCATCAATTGGCCTATCCCTGTTTGATTGCGGAATTTAGCTCCGAATTTGGAAAAAATGAAATCTTCGCCCATAAGGTTATTCCACTTTTCTTTTTGCAAAACTGCCGAAAAGATAATCTAAGAGAGGTAGGAATTTTTTTCTATTCTTCTAACAACCTCTCTGGAGAGACCGATGCACGCGATCGATTCCATCGAAGACAATGATATGTTGGATCCAAATACCTTGGACCTTCAAACCTATTTGGAAAAATATCCTTGGGAGGAAAAATGGACCTCTTTAGGAGAACCAATTGAAAAACTTTGGAAATTCGACTTGGATGTTTCTCCGGAAGAAGTATGGCCTTGGCTCATAGACACTTCTTCTTTTAATAAAAGAATAGATATTCCTGAAATGAAATTTCAGGAGATCAATGGTCGCCTTTTTGGAAAATCCAAAAACGCAGGTATCCCTGCTGAATGGGAAGAAGTTCCCTGGGAGTGGGAGTACTGCAAACAACTCAACAACGCACGCATCTACTCCAAAGGATTCGCTTACTATGTAAGAACAAGATATCTTGTTTATCCGTTAGGAACCGATTCCACTAGACTATTCGTATACTTCGGTTGGATCCCCAAAGGATGGTACGGCAAAACCCTTTTAAAGATAGCAATGGTTCAGCTCGAAAAAGCCTATGGAAAAGGTTTGAAAAGTGTAGTTGAAGACGTAATCAAAACAAGATCTTATCGTTGGCTAGGACCAAGCGCGTTAAGCATAATCAAAGAATCCAAATCAGAAAAAAATCCAGTTTTTCCTGCAAGAATGCAACAGATCCGAGTTGGTTATATCAGAGAAGGACAACCCAGAGAATTAGTTGATAAGGTTTTAAATTATATTTTGGATGCAGATGAATCTGATCTTTATCGGATCAGGATCAAATCATTATCCAAGGCATGGAAAATCCCTGAAAAAGAATTACTCCTTGTATTTTTACACGGATGTAGATTGGGATTATTTACAATGAGTTGGGACGTGGTATGCCCACATTGTAGAGGAGTCAGAACAGAAGCGCAACATTTAGGGGATCTTCCTACAAAAGATACCTGCGAAGTTTGCGAGATACAATTCGAAGCAAATCAATTGAATTCTATCGAGATCACTTTCCATGTGCATCCTTCTATCAGAGAAGTGCAAAAAAGAATGTTCTGTGCTGCTGAACCAGCTACTAAAAGCCATATTCGATTCCAAAAATATTTGGACTCTGGAGAAACATATAGTTCCAAACTTCTACTTTCTCCTGGCGTTTATAGACTAAGAGTAAATGGAGAAAAAAATTATTCTTTATTAGAGATCAAAGAAGAAGTCCAAAATGAAACCTTAGTTTGGAAAACAGGTGAGACCCCGGAACAAATAGAGATCGCGGATCATCCTAAACTAATCTTGGAAAATTTATCTTCTTCCCGAAAAGGTTTTGTGATCGAGGAAAGAAGAGAAGACCAAGATTGTCTTAGGCCTACTGATTTATTCAATTTCCAAGACTTCCGAGATCTATTTTCCCAAGAGGCCCTTTCCACAGATCTACAATTGGATATTGGAATGCAAACTATCCTATTTACGGATATAGTAGGTTCTACAAAATTCTATTATAATAAAGGGGACTCAGGCGCATTCTCCGAAGTCAGATATCATTTCGTAGAAGTTTATAAAGTAGTAAGAGAATTCCAAGGTGCTGTTGTCAAAACGATTGGAGACGCAGTGATGGCGGCTTTCCCTTCTCCTAGCGCAGCGGTAGAAGCTTCCGTAAGACTCCAAGAATTTTTCTCGGAAGAAAATACTGAGACTCCTATTCGAATTCGTATCAGTTTACATACAGGGCCTTGTTTGGCTGTGAATCTAAATAGTAATATAGATTACTTTGGGAACACAGTAAACTTTGCAGCCAAATTACAAGCGATCGCAGATGGAGGAGAAGTTGTATTTTCTGAAGCAGTATTTAGAGAAAAACAACTTCGCCAATTGATGACCGAAAAAGGCTGGAAAGTTAAAAGAGTCAAATTTCATCAAAGCTGGATAAATGAAGAAACCCCTGCGTATAAATTGGTGTTTAACGGTGCAAAAATATGATATTTAAAATAGTTTCTCTTTTCTTAGCTGCTTATTTCATTTTCGCAGGTGCAGTTCAGTATAACGATCCTGATCCACTTCATTGGATGCTTCTGTACTTTACTTCTTCTTTAGCTTGTATACTTGCTGCGCTCGATAAGGATAAACTTCCTTTATTGTATGCGATCATAGGTATGGCCGGAATTGAAATAGCAGCTACGATCGATGGATTTTTTGATTGGTTAAGAACTGGTAACGAAAATCTGATCACTGCAAAGATGACTGACGAAAAACCATATATAGAACTGGGGAGAGAATTTTTAGGAGCTCTCATTAGTATCATAGTCATTACTTGGCTTTGGTTTAGAAAACGTCCTAAAAATTCTAAATAATCTAGCCGATGACATCTCTTCCTAAATTTACTAAAAAGAAAAAAGGCAAAGCTCTTATCATAGAAGGTGGAGGAATGAGAGGCTCCTTTGCAGGCGGAGTTCTTTCTTCTATGGCTCCCAATTATCCGCCTAACAAATTTGATCTGATCGTTGCAGTCTCTTCCGGTTCTTGCTCTTCTGCATATTATGTTACAGAACCTAATCCTTCTTCTGAAGATATTGAAAGAGCTCTGGACATTTGGAGAAAAGAATTAGCAGGAAATCATCTTATCTCCTTTTGGAATCTTTTTAAAGGCAAAAGAATATTAGACCAAGATTATCTAATAGATCATATTTTCCAAGAGAAGGTACCGATCAAAACAGAAGTGCTGAAACAAAAGAAAACCGTTCCTTTTTATATTGTGGTCAGTAATTTCAAAACCTTGCAGCCGGAATACATAAGAGCCACTTCTCAAAATCTTTTTCCCCTACTTAGAGCTGCAACTTCTCTGCCAATTGCAACTAAAGGTTATGGCCTTTTAGAAAATGCAAAGTATACGGACGGAGGAGTTTTAGATCCTATTCCAGTCGAAGCAGTATTATCTGCAGGTTATAAAGATATTACAGTCATTCTCACAAAACCAATGGATTTTAGATTAACCCCTACAAGTCCTTTATTAGGAAGTCTTGCATTTCCCAAATTTCCAGAAATGGGAAAAGCATTCATAGAACAGAGATACAATCGTTATAACCGAGCCATGGAGATACTGAATGATCCACCTAAAGGGATTCGTTTTGAAATTATAGCTCCTGAAAAAACACTTCCTGCAGGAAGAATGACCACAAATGCAAACCTATTGAATGAAAACGTTCAGCTAGGAATAGAGCTCGGAAAAAAGATTTTCCCTAAGTAAAAATTCTCTCCAGCTGTCCAATTTCCAAAACCTCAATTGATTTAAGGATAACAAAAAGAGGTTTTATGAAACGTATCTTATTATGGTCCTTCTTGGCCGTTCTTCTACTCATCCCAATATTTATGAGCTTTGGGATTTGGTCCGCAAGCAACCAGTTATTATATCCTGTTTGGAGAGATAATAAAGATTTCTCCGAATGTAATTCTGAAACAGAAAAACATTGGGGACAATCTTGCGGAAATTTAAGAAGTTCCAATGAGTTCAAATTCGAAGAACTAAAGATACCATCTACAAATGGATTTGATCTTCCTACTTGGAAAATAGGCACTCTTGAAAATGGAAAAGGAAAATCGAAAGGTGCCATCTTTTTAGTCCATGGGGGAGGAAGTGATAAAAGAGAAATGACAAAACATATCCGCTTCTTTTTAAAAAGAGGACTGGATGTTTTCAGTTTCGATTTTAGTTGTCATGGAGAAGCATATTGTGTGACTCCAGGACTAAGTTATGGTTATAGAGAATCTAAAGATGTTCTATCTATGTATCGATATCTTTCAGAAAGATATGATCAGATCTACGCGTTCGGAAGTTCTGTAGGAGCTTCTTCTATCCTGATATCTTTACCGGAGATGTCTAAACTTTCCGCAGTGATCGCCGAAAATCCAATGTATAATTTTGAAAGATTGATCTTAGAATTTCCGGGCACAGCAAATGAAATTCCGGCATTCTTTTCTCATCTTTTGATCAAACTCACACAGATCAGAGGAAAGTTTGAAACTTCACCAAGTCCTGCAAGTTCCTTGGCGAATACCAAATCAATACCGATCTTATTTATTCATAGTAAAGAAGATCAGGTAGTTCCTTTTCAACAAAGCCAAGACTTAGCGAATATTTATAATGGCCCGAGCGAAGTTTGGCTCTTAGAAAAAGGAGAACATGGAGCCGCGAGGGAAACGAATTCGAAAGAGTATGAGAGAAGGGTTACTCGTTTTCTAGATAACTTATAGTGAAAAAATTTGAAAGATTGCAATGGAGACGCCGGGGTTCGCCGCGACGCAATCTCGCATCCTGCTCGATTGGGCTCTGCGGCGTCCCATCCAAGCCTCGCTACATCCTGTAGCTCGGTCGCAACGATTTACGCTTCCTATGGGGCGCTATCGTTGCTTTCTTGGCTGGGCTTCGAACCCCTCAGATATTATTTTATTTGAAAGATTGCAATGGAGACGCCGGGGTTCGAACCCGGGTCCTATTGTGCCTTAATGGGGCCTCTACATGTTTGTCTTATGTTTTAAATCTCGAAAGGCCTTAGCCCACAAGCAGGCGTGTCCTTCCTATTCGATCCAAATACTCTTTAAATCGTGAACCGAAAACCGATCTAAAAAGTCTCCCGTTTAAGGCAGAAGAAAAACCACCGGGAGAGTAAGCCTTTCTTCCGTAGTAGCGATTAAGCTGCTAGTGCTAATTCGTTGTTAGCGTTTAAAGTTTTGAAGGTTTTTAAGAGGCCCCTCACCCCTACATGCCACCACATCTTAACTACAACAGTCGAAACCTAATTCGTCCCCGTAGATTTAATGATTAGACTAAAAATCCGTTGAGCTAGTTAGGAAATCAAGAAAAAGTAGATCCGTTGGCGCTTCGATTTTGAAAAATTTCATTCTACTATTTTCGGTTTTATTGTTCTATTGCGGGACTTCTTCTTCCCCGAAAATCAAAAACCCAAGCCAGGAGATTTCCGGTTCAAAATTACCTCCTGGTGAATTACAAGACGGATTGTATGCAATCCTAGTTGGAAAATCATTCTATCCAAATCGACTTACAAATTCAGACGAACAGGAAGGTGAATCTGAGATCGCATTCTTATTCTATCTAATAAAATTAGAAAAACGTTATATTTTGATCGATACAGGAACTTCTTCTATATCTACGCCTGAGATTACAGTCCATAATTGGATTTCTCCGGATAAAATTTTAGGTTCGGCCGGGATTAAACCTGGAATGATCGGAGAAATTATTCTTACTCATTTTCATTCGGATCATTCAGGAGGAATTGGCCTTTTTCCAAATGCAAAAGTTTATACAACTCCTGAGGATTGGGATTCAATTAAAAAAACAAATCGATCCGCAAACAACAAACTCACGACCAAAGAAAGATCAGGCAAAGTCCAATTCGTAGGCTCCAGTCTAGAAGTTTTTAAGAATTTTCGGATCTTATTAACCAGAGGACATACACAAGGTTCAATTGCAGTAGAATGGTTAAAATCTCCAGGTAAAAGATTTTTAATCACAGGAGATGAATGTTATTGGATAGAATTTTGCAAACAAGGCCAGGGTCTTTCTTCGGAGGGGGCCTTCTCCCTTTCTAATAATAAAGAATTTTTAGATTATGTTTCTGTTCTGTCTTCGAGCGGGGCCAAAATTTTTACAATGCATGATCCTGCCGTTTTATCTTTTGGTGAAGAGATCTTTCCCAGGATTTATAAATTAGATTAAAAAAAAATCCCCCGGTTTTTGGCCCGAGGGATTTTCTGAAACACTGATTAGAATCTAAGCTCTTATTTATAAACTTTATCGATTCTCTTCTGATATTTTTCAGTAATCACGTGTCTTTTCATTTTGAGTAGGTTAGTCAATTCATCACCTATTTCAAAAGGTTTTTGAGCAAGTACTACATGCTGGATCAATTCGAAAGATTTGAATCCGTGCTTAGTGCTATTATATTCTCTAATTTCCTTTTTATAGAAATCGATCACCTTAGCATTATCAATCAAATCCTTGATATCCTTAGCTTGGATCCCATTTTGAGCTAACCAAGGTTGTAGGACTTCTATATCCGGAACGATAATCGCTCCTAGGGATTTTTGGTCCTGACCAAATACCATAGATTGTTTGATATAAGGAGATTCGTCCATACGATTTTCTATTGGAACCGGCTCTACGTTTTCTCCACCCAAAAGAACTACAGTTTCTTTTGCTCTTCCTGTAAGCGTTAGAGTATGTTTGTAGTTGATGAACCCGATATCTCCGGTGTTCAACCATCCGTCTACAATGGTCTTCTTAGTGGTTTCAGGATTTTTATAATATCCTTTCATCACTTGAGGCCCTTTGATATGAACGATACCTTTTACTCCAAGCTTACCAGCAAGAATCTGTCTTTGATCATTGATATGAGTTAACACGTTTCCATGATCGTCTCTCAACTGAAGTTCAGTTTGAGGAACTACATATCCTACGGAACCGATGATCGGATAATCATAGTGGCGAACTGAGATCACAGGAGCACTTTCAGTCATTCCGTAACCTTCCAATACCAGTAATCCGATATCGTTGAAGAAATTATCCACGTGACGTTGTAAAGCTCCACCACCGGATAGTGTTCCTCTCAAACGTCCACCGGTAGCTTGGCGGATCTTAGAAAGGACGATAGTATCCAAAGTTTTGAAGTTAAAGATAAGCCCTAAAATCGCGATAGTAAGCAGAACTGGCGCTAAGAATGCCAACTCAGGTTTATACATCTTGATATAAGAATATCCCACTGCACTGATCAAAGAAACTGTGAATGGTCCAAAAACAATTACTCGAGCAATAGCCTTAATAGCAAGTGCAAGAGATTGGAAGATATTACGGTTTTCGTAATCCACTTCTTTTCCAGTTAGGAAACGAACCCCAGCATTATAGTTCTTAGAGAACAGATATGCAGTATTAAAGAGGAATTTACGAACTGGAGGAGTCTGCTTAGGATCGTTGATCTTATTGTAAATCCCAGTATAGATACTTTCCCAAACCCTTGGAGCAGAAGCCATAAAAGAAGGTCTCGCTTTTGCGAGGTCATTTCGTAGGTCAGCAACCTTAGTATAGAAAGTAGAAATCCCAAGAGAGATTGCAGAGTATTCTACAACTCTTTCGAAAATATGCCATACAGGTAGAATTGACAACATACTGTCGTCATCGCGTATAATTGATTTTTTTAGGATCAAAGGAACAACATGTTCCATCTGGTGAGCCATGTTGGAATGCATTAACATTACACCTTTTGGCATTCCAGTTGTTCCAGAAGTATAGATCAGAGTGAATAGATCATCAGGTTTGATACCTTCGATTCTCTTTTCAGTCTTGTGTCCACCTTTAGATCTTAACTCTTTTCCAGTTTCGATCAG
Protein-coding sequences here:
- a CDS encoding adenylate/guanylate cyclase domain-containing protein, whose protein sequence is MHAIDSIEDNDMLDPNTLDLQTYLEKYPWEEKWTSLGEPIEKLWKFDLDVSPEEVWPWLIDTSSFNKRIDIPEMKFQEINGRLFGKSKNAGIPAEWEEVPWEWEYCKQLNNARIYSKGFAYYVRTRYLVYPLGTDSTRLFVYFGWIPKGWYGKTLLKIAMVQLEKAYGKGLKSVVEDVIKTRSYRWLGPSALSIIKESKSEKNPVFPARMQQIRVGYIREGQPRELVDKVLNYILDADESDLYRIRIKSLSKAWKIPEKELLLVFLHGCRLGLFTMSWDVVCPHCRGVRTEAQHLGDLPTKDTCEVCEIQFEANQLNSIEITFHVHPSIREVQKRMFCAAEPATKSHIRFQKYLDSGETYSSKLLLSPGVYRLRVNGEKNYSLLEIKEEVQNETLVWKTGETPEQIEIADHPKLILENLSSSRKGFVIEERREDQDCLRPTDLFNFQDFRDLFSQEALSTDLQLDIGMQTILFTDIVGSTKFYYNKGDSGAFSEVRYHFVEVYKVVREFQGAVVKTIGDAVMAAFPSPSAAVEASVRLQEFFSEENTETPIRIRISLHTGPCLAVNLNSNIDYFGNTVNFAAKLQAIADGGEVVFSEAVFREKQLRQLMTEKGWKVKRVKFHQSWINEETPAYKLVFNGAKI
- a CDS encoding transmembrane 220 family protein, coding for MIFKIVSLFLAAYFIFAGAVQYNDPDPLHWMLLYFTSSLACILAALDKDKLPLLYAIIGMAGIEIAATIDGFFDWLRTGNENLITAKMTDEKPYIELGREFLGALISIIVITWLWFRKRPKNSK
- a CDS encoding patatin-like phospholipase family protein; the encoded protein is MTSLPKFTKKKKGKALIIEGGGMRGSFAGGVLSSMAPNYPPNKFDLIVAVSSGSCSSAYYVTEPNPSSEDIERALDIWRKELAGNHLISFWNLFKGKRILDQDYLIDHIFQEKVPIKTEVLKQKKTVPFYIVVSNFKTLQPEYIRATSQNLFPLLRAATSLPIATKGYGLLENAKYTDGGVLDPIPVEAVLSAGYKDITVILTKPMDFRLTPTSPLLGSLAFPKFPEMGKAFIEQRYNRYNRAMEILNDPPKGIRFEIIAPEKTLPAGRMTTNANLLNENVQLGIELGKKIFPK
- a CDS encoding alpha/beta hydrolase → MKRILLWSFLAVLLLIPIFMSFGIWSASNQLLYPVWRDNKDFSECNSETEKHWGQSCGNLRSSNEFKFEELKIPSTNGFDLPTWKIGTLENGKGKSKGAIFLVHGGGSDKREMTKHIRFFLKRGLDVFSFDFSCHGEAYCVTPGLSYGYRESKDVLSMYRYLSERYDQIYAFGSSVGASSILISLPEMSKLSAVIAENPMYNFERLILEFPGTANEIPAFFSHLLIKLTQIRGKFETSPSPASSLANTKSIPILFIHSKEDQVVPFQQSQDLANIYNGPSEVWLLEKGEHGAARETNSKEYERRVTRFLDNL
- a CDS encoding MBL fold metallo-hydrolase, whose translation is MKNFILLFSVLLFYCGTSSSPKIKNPSQEISGSKLPPGELQDGLYAILVGKSFYPNRLTNSDEQEGESEIAFLFYLIKLEKRYILIDTGTSSISTPEITVHNWISPDKILGSAGIKPGMIGEIILTHFHSDHSGGIGLFPNAKVYTTPEDWDSIKKTNRSANNKLTTKERSGKVQFVGSSLEVFKNFRILLTRGHTQGSIAVEWLKSPGKRFLITGDECYWIEFCKQGQGLSSEGAFSLSNNKEFLDYVSVLSSSGAKIFTMHDPAVLSFGEEIFPRIYKLD
- a CDS encoding AMP-dependent synthetase/ligase — protein: MYKNLADMYLKASESYGDRPAFWSKDENKEYQSTSFKQLVDLGLCLSEALIDLGVKAREHIGVLADNRLEWIIVDAGVLLSGCANVPRGTDVTDSEMEYILTHSEASVVFLENDKMYEKFLKNKAKLKGVETIIIMDKDSKTKAKGVLHLYDLIETGKELRSKGGHKTEKRIEGIKPDDLFTLIYTSGTTGMPKGVMLMHSNMAHQMEHVVPLILKKSIIRDDDSMLSILPVWHIFERVVEYSAISLGISTFYTKVADLRNDLAKARPSFMASAPRVWESIYTGIYNKINDPKQTPPVRKFLFNTAYLFSKNYNAGVRFLTGKEVDYENRNIFQSLALAIKAIARVIVFGPFTVSLISAVGYSYIKMYKPELAFLAPVLLTIAILGLIFNFKTLDTIVLSKIRQATGGRLRGTLSGGGALQRHVDNFFNDIGLLVLEGYGMTESAPVISVRHYDYPIIGSVGYVVPQTELQLRDDHGNVLTHINDQRQILAGKLGVKGIVHIKGPQVMKGYYKNPETTKKTIVDGWLNTGDIGFINYKHTLTLTGRAKETVVLLGGENVEPVPIENRMDESPYIKQSMVFGQDQKSLGAIIVPDIEVLQPWLAQNGIQAKDIKDLIDNAKVIDFYKKEIREYNSTKHGFKSFELIQHVVLAQKPFEIGDELTNLLKMKRHVITEKYQKRIDKVYK